The Triticum dicoccoides isolate Atlit2015 ecotype Zavitan chromosome 6A, WEW_v2.0, whole genome shotgun sequence genome has a window encoding:
- the LOC119316449 gene encoding glucan endo-1,3-beta-glucosidase 14-like isoform X2, with translation MPCTSSKVAPRPSSNAPPITGHSLLLLFLLQSPPRALPATCSPPRRKTMAVTPRGRPDSSLGHRRPVLLLLLFFCLLAFFPRRVAAFHSFVGTYGVNYGRIADNLPPPTEVVKLLQMARIKNVRIFDSDHTVLDAFRNSGLNLAIAIPNGLVKDISATPSKAMDWVNENVRPYYPSTRIVAIIVGNEILGGQDTGLAEALFGAVVNIHDALRAMRLSGRIEVNTPHSEAVFGTSYPPSAGTFRPDLMPYLKPLLDFFSKTGAPFYVNAYPFLAYMSDPEHIDVNYALMKPNAGILDQKTNLHYDNMFEAQIDATYAALEAAGYSDMEVRVSETGWASAGDATEPGATLENARTYNFNLRKRLFLRKGTPYRPKRVVKAFIFALFNEDLKTGPGSERHFGLFKPDGSVSLDLGFKGLTSSSSSIKGWKIARQISKPAFT, from the exons ATGCCCTGCACCTCAAGCAAAGTGGCGCCCCGGCCCTCCTCTAATGCCCCGCCCATTACCGGccacagcctcctcctcctcttcctcctccagtcgcCACCACGTGCGCTGCCTGCCACCTGCTCCCCGCCTCGCCGGAAGACCATGGCGGTGACTCCGCGCGGCCGGCCGGACTCCAGCCTCGGCCACCGCCGGCcggtcctcctgctcctcctcttcttctgcctcctcgcCTTCTTCCCCCGCCGCG TCGCGGCTTTCCACTCATTCGTGGGGACGTACGGGGTGAACTACGGCCGGATCGCCGACAACCTGCCGCCGCCGACGGAGGTGGTGAAGCTGCTCCAGATGGCGCGGATCAAGAACGTCCGCATCTTCGACTCGGACCACACCGTGCTGGACGCGTTCCGCAACTCCGGGCTCAACCTCGCCATCGCCATCCCGAACGGCCTCGTCAAGGACATCTCCGCCACCCCGAGCAAGGCCATGGACTGGGTGAACGAGAACGTGCGGCCCTACTACCCGTCCACGCGCATCGTGGCCATCATCGTGGGCAACGAGATCCTGGGCGGGCAGGACACGGGGCTCGCCGAGGCGCTCTTCGGCGCCGTCGTCAACATCCACGACGCGCTCCGCGCGATGCGCCTGTCCGGCAGGATCGAGGTGAACACGCCGCACTCGGAGGCGGTGTTTGGCACCTCGTACCCGCCCTCCGCCGGCACGTTCCGGCCCGACCTCATGCCGTACCTGAAGCCGCTCCTGGACTTCTTCTCCAAGACGGGCGCGCCCTTCTACGTGAACGCGTACCCGTTCCTGGCCTACATGAGCGACCCGGAGCACATCGACGTGAACTACGCGCTGATGAAGCCCAACGCCGGCATCCTGGACCAGAAGACCAACCTCCACTACGACAACATGTTCGAGGCCCAGATCGACGCCACCTACGCCGCGCTGGAGGCCGCCGGGTACAGCGACATGGAGGTGCGCGTGTCGGAGACCGGCTGGGCGTCCGCCGGCGATGCCACGGAGCCCGGCGCCACGCTGGAGAACGCCCGGACCTACAACTTCAACCTGCGGAAGCGGCTGTTCCTGAGGAAGGGGACGCCCTACAGGCCCAAGAGGGTGGTCAAGGCCTTCATCTTCGCGCTCTTCAACGAGGACCTCAAGACCGGCCCCGGGAGCGAGCGCCACTTCGGGCTCTTCAAGCCCGACGGCAGCGTCTCCCTCGACCTCGGCTTCAAGGGCCTcacctcgtcgtcctcctccatcAAGGGGTGGAAGATCGCGCG GCAGATTAGCAAGCCTGCGTTTACTTAG
- the LOC119316449 gene encoding glucan endo-1,3-beta-glucosidase 14-like isoform X1, producing the protein MPCTSSKVAPRPSSNAPPITGHSLLLLFLLQSPPRALPATCSPPRRKTMAVTPRGRPDSSLGHRRPVLLLLLFFCLLAFFPRRVAAFHSFVGTYGVNYGRIADNLPPPTEVVKLLQMARIKNVRIFDSDHTVLDAFRNSGLNLAIAIPNGLVKDISATPSKAMDWVNENVRPYYPSTRIVAIIVGNEILGGQDTGLAEALFGAVVNIHDALRAMRLSGRIEVNTPHSEAVFGTSYPPSAGTFRPDLMPYLKPLLDFFSKTGAPFYVNAYPFLAYMSDPEHIDVNYALMKPNAGILDQKTNLHYDNMFEAQIDATYAALEAAGYSDMEVRVSETGWASAGDATEPGATLENARTYNFNLRKRLFLRKGTPYRPKRVVKAFIFALFNEDLKTGPGSERHFGLFKPDGSVSLDLGFKGLTSSSSSIKGWKIARYSATLLSSTFIFLALST; encoded by the exons ATGCCCTGCACCTCAAGCAAAGTGGCGCCCCGGCCCTCCTCTAATGCCCCGCCCATTACCGGccacagcctcctcctcctcttcctcctccagtcgcCACCACGTGCGCTGCCTGCCACCTGCTCCCCGCCTCGCCGGAAGACCATGGCGGTGACTCCGCGCGGCCGGCCGGACTCCAGCCTCGGCCACCGCCGGCcggtcctcctgctcctcctcttcttctgcctcctcgcCTTCTTCCCCCGCCGCG TCGCGGCTTTCCACTCATTCGTGGGGACGTACGGGGTGAACTACGGCCGGATCGCCGACAACCTGCCGCCGCCGACGGAGGTGGTGAAGCTGCTCCAGATGGCGCGGATCAAGAACGTCCGCATCTTCGACTCGGACCACACCGTGCTGGACGCGTTCCGCAACTCCGGGCTCAACCTCGCCATCGCCATCCCGAACGGCCTCGTCAAGGACATCTCCGCCACCCCGAGCAAGGCCATGGACTGGGTGAACGAGAACGTGCGGCCCTACTACCCGTCCACGCGCATCGTGGCCATCATCGTGGGCAACGAGATCCTGGGCGGGCAGGACACGGGGCTCGCCGAGGCGCTCTTCGGCGCCGTCGTCAACATCCACGACGCGCTCCGCGCGATGCGCCTGTCCGGCAGGATCGAGGTGAACACGCCGCACTCGGAGGCGGTGTTTGGCACCTCGTACCCGCCCTCCGCCGGCACGTTCCGGCCCGACCTCATGCCGTACCTGAAGCCGCTCCTGGACTTCTTCTCCAAGACGGGCGCGCCCTTCTACGTGAACGCGTACCCGTTCCTGGCCTACATGAGCGACCCGGAGCACATCGACGTGAACTACGCGCTGATGAAGCCCAACGCCGGCATCCTGGACCAGAAGACCAACCTCCACTACGACAACATGTTCGAGGCCCAGATCGACGCCACCTACGCCGCGCTGGAGGCCGCCGGGTACAGCGACATGGAGGTGCGCGTGTCGGAGACCGGCTGGGCGTCCGCCGGCGATGCCACGGAGCCCGGCGCCACGCTGGAGAACGCCCGGACCTACAACTTCAACCTGCGGAAGCGGCTGTTCCTGAGGAAGGGGACGCCCTACAGGCCCAAGAGGGTGGTCAAGGCCTTCATCTTCGCGCTCTTCAACGAGGACCTCAAGACCGGCCCCGGGAGCGAGCGCCACTTCGGGCTCTTCAAGCCCGACGGCAGCGTCTCCCTCGACCTCGGCTTCAAGGGCCTcacctcgtcgtcctcctccatcAAGGGGTGGAAGATCGCGCGGTACTCGGCGACGCTCCTGTCATCTACATTCATTTTCCTAGCATTATCGACCTGA